The Clostridium sporogenes genome contains a region encoding:
- a CDS encoding CAP domain-containing protein: MNKSSIKKLMATSVLTTIIAMSNIQLVSAASKYPVNLSKITTNCAQTQSNYGIKVIKTYKGNTDCKNVKNNTNNNVNTVSQSKPTSSNTNNTANTTSQSKPTTTATKPSATKPDSSVAALEKEVVTLVNAERAKAGLPALKANTELSNVARLKSQDMIDKKYFSHTSPTYGSPFDMMKKFGIKYSAAGENIASGYPTAKAVVDGWMNSPGHRANILSKSFTEIGVGLAKSSNGTCYWTQMFINPGK; encoded by the coding sequence ATGAATAAATCTTCCATAAAAAAACTTATGGCTACTTCAGTGCTTACTACAATTATAGCAATGTCTAATATACAATTAGTATCTGCTGCATCTAAATATCCAGTAAATTTGAGCAAAATTACTACTAATTGTGCACAAACTCAGTCTAACTACGGCATAAAAGTAATAAAGACTTATAAGGGTAATACTGACTGCAAAAATGTAAAAAATAATACAAATAATAATGTGAACACAGTTTCTCAATCTAAACCAACTAGCAGTAATACAAATAATACTGCAAACACAACTTCTCAATCTAAACCAACTACTACAGCTACTAAGCCTAGTGCAACTAAACCTGATTCAAGTGTAGCAGCATTAGAAAAAGAAGTAGTTACTCTTGTTAATGCAGAAAGAGCAAAGGCTGGTTTACCAGCACTTAAAGCCAATACAGAGCTTTCAAATGTAGCAAGACTTAAATCTCAAGATATGATTGATAAAAAGTATTTTTCACATACATCACCAACTTATGGATCACCATTTGATATGATGAAAAAATTCGGAATAAAATACTCTGCAGCAGGTGAAAACATCGCTTCTGGATATCCTACAGCTAAAGCAGTTGTAGATGGATGGATGAATTCACCAGGACATAGAGCTAATATATTAAGCAAATCTTTCACTGAAATAGGTGTTGGACTAGCTAAGAGTTCTAATGGAACATGCTATTGGACTCAAATGTTCATAAACCCTGGTAAATAA
- a CDS encoding DMT family transporter encodes MKFSNKKKAYVSAILYSIIIGFSFLFSKISLTFADPLDTLAHRFTVSFILAFVSVLLGWIKLDITKKDILSILPLSLFYPIMFFGFQIFGLVYIASSEAGIIQATIPIFTMISSIIFLKERPSILQKLSILLSVAGVVYIFFMKGVNLKSNVFIGIVLILLSALSSSGNNVLARKMSGQYKPISLTYTVICIGFVSFNVMSIINHSLNGTLNLYFKPFTNPLFIVSIFYLGILSSLITSFLLNYSLSKIEASKMSVFNNLSTLITMMAGVVFLGEKLQYFHIIGSFMIILGIIGTNFGDKIS; translated from the coding sequence ATGAAATTTTCAAATAAAAAAAAGGCCTATGTTTCCGCTATTTTATATTCTATTATAATAGGTTTCTCATTTTTATTTTCAAAAATAAGCTTAACTTTTGCAGATCCCTTAGATACACTAGCTCACCGTTTTACTGTATCCTTTATATTGGCTTTTGTATCTGTTTTATTAGGATGGATAAAATTAGATATAACTAAAAAAGATATTCTTTCTATTCTGCCTCTATCATTGTTTTATCCAATTATGTTCTTTGGTTTTCAGATTTTTGGACTAGTTTATATTGCCTCTTCTGAAGCAGGAATTATTCAAGCAACTATCCCTATTTTTACAATGATATCTTCAATAATATTTTTAAAGGAGCGTCCTAGCATATTACAGAAACTATCAATTCTATTATCTGTAGCAGGAGTAGTGTATATATTTTTTATGAAGGGAGTAAATTTAAAAAGTAATGTATTTATAGGTATAGTTCTTATTCTATTATCTGCCCTTTCCTCTTCTGGTAATAACGTACTAGCAAGAAAAATGTCAGGACAATATAAACCTATATCCCTAACTTATACAGTAATTTGTATAGGATTTGTGTCTTTTAATGTTATGTCTATTATCAATCATAGCTTAAATGGTACTCTTAATCTTTATTTTAAACCCTTTACCAATCCATTATTTATAGTTTCAATATTTTATTTAGGAATATTATCTTCTCTTATTACATCTTTTTTATTAAACTACTCCCTATCTAAAATAGAAGCTTCTAAGATGAGTGTATTTAATAATCTCTCCACTTTAATAACTATGATGGCAGGAGTAGTATTTCTGGGAGAAAAATTACAATACTTTCATATAATTGGTTCATTTATGATTATACTTGGAATAATTGGAACAAATTTTGGAGACAAGATATCTTAG
- a CDS encoding PLP-dependent aminotransferase family protein, translating to MYRYLEILNHVENLIQEGEYKDGDKLPSIRDFTKIYSCNKSTIIKALEVLERQHRIYSIPKSGYYVVKRRNHTNGGKELLLDFASSAPDPQVFPYLDFQHCINEAIDIYKNELFIYGTPKGLPSLIDIIQKHLANYQVFANKDNIFITSGVQQALAILTTLTFPNKKETILIEQPSYHLFIDYLETHNVPVLGIKRTDKGIDLNELERLFKRESIKFFYTMPRFHNPLGTSYSQREKKAIVKLAQKYDVFIVEDDYLADLEEDPKADPLYAYGDFSHVIYLKSYSKIIFPGLRIGVAVIPNTILDGFGKYKRLIVDSSMLSQGALEIYIKSGMFQRHKQKIKASYSLRSKCLVSILQKQYEVYSDIFQYKPIKNPCIHTYITLDEKINRERIIDRLKKKSIMVATEDGHYLSTFPKEKILKLNATNVREDYIEKGILDIIRRIVKIY from the coding sequence ATGTATAGATATTTAGAAATATTAAATCATGTTGAGAACTTAATTCAAGAGGGAGAGTATAAAGATGGAGATAAGTTACCTTCTATTCGTGATTTTACTAAGATATATTCCTGTAATAAAAGTACTATTATAAAAGCTTTAGAGGTGTTAGAGAGACAGCATAGAATATATTCCATACCTAAGAGTGGTTATTATGTTGTAAAGAGAAGAAATCATACTAATGGTGGTAAAGAGTTATTATTAGATTTCGCATCCTCTGCTCCAGATCCACAGGTTTTTCCCTATCTAGATTTTCAACATTGTATTAATGAAGCCATTGATATATATAAGAATGAATTATTTATATATGGAACACCTAAAGGATTACCTTCTTTAATTGATATAATACAAAAGCATTTAGCCAATTATCAGGTTTTTGCTAATAAAGACAATATTTTTATTACCTCTGGAGTTCAGCAAGCTTTAGCTATACTAACTACACTAACTTTTCCAAATAAAAAGGAAACTATTTTAATAGAACAACCTAGTTATCATTTATTTATAGATTATTTAGAAACTCATAATGTTCCTGTACTAGGCATCAAAAGGACGGATAAAGGTATTGATTTAAATGAACTTGAGAGATTATTTAAAAGGGAAAGTATTAAGTTCTTCTATACTATGCCTAGGTTTCATAATCCTTTAGGTACTTCTTATTCTCAAAGGGAAAAGAAAGCTATTGTAAAGCTAGCTCAAAAATATGATGTATTTATTGTAGAGGATGATTATTTAGCAGATTTAGAAGAAGATCCAAAGGCTGATCCCTTATATGCCTATGGCGACTTCTCTCATGTTATTTATTTAAAGAGTTATTCAAAGATTATATTTCCTGGACTTAGAATAGGAGTTGCAGTTATTCCTAATACCATTTTAGATGGCTTTGGAAAATATAAAAGACTTATAGTAGATAGTTCTATGCTCTCTCAAGGAGCTTTAGAAATTTATATTAAAAGTGGTATGTTTCAGAGGCACAAACAAAAGATTAAAGCTTCTTATTCCTTAAGAAGTAAATGCTTAGTATCAATATTACAAAAACAATATGAAGTTTATAGTGATATCTTTCAATATAAACCTATTAAAAATCCATGTATTCATACATATATAACTTTAGATGAAAAAATAAATAGAGAAAGAATTATAGATAGATTGAAAAAGAAATCTATTATGGTGGCTACAGAGGATGGACATTATTTAAGCACATTTCCAAAGGAAAAGATTCTTAAATTAAATGCTACAAATGTAAGAGAAGACTATATTGAGAAAGGAATTTTGGATATAATCCGACGGATTGTAAAAATATATTAA
- a CDS encoding pyridoxal phosphate-dependent aminotransferase — translation MKDKFLAHKYKENENNLMSETANLKNKFEDIIDLSLGDPDIITDKSIIQTAFKDTKKGYTRYSDPTGDKELIEGIINFYKKDRNINFKENEIMAVVGACHGMYLALQSIINSGEEVIVHSPYFTPYKEQIEMVGGKFIEFETLEKDEFNINPKKLEELINSKTKAIVLNSPNNPTGAFFPKELLKEIAKIAIENDLVIISDEVYDGFTYYEDFCSIASLDGMKERTITLGSFSKDFCMTGWRIGYVAAPDYIINTMKNINEGICFSAPTISQRAAIYALKNRDNIVDKIKKEFKKRMEYAYNRIESIPKLSAFKPKAGIYIFVNIKETGKSSEEFCNDLLNKAHIVAIPGKAFGKYGEGYIRIACTVGLKELEQAFNRIEKIL, via the coding sequence ATGAAAGATAAGTTTTTAGCTCATAAGTATAAAGAAAATGAAAATAATTTAATGTCAGAAACTGCTAATTTAAAAAATAAGTTTGAAGATATAATTGATTTAAGCTTAGGGGATCCAGATATAATAACGGATAAATCTATTATACAGACTGCTTTTAAGGATACAAAAAAGGGATATACTAGATATTCAGATCCTACAGGGGATAAAGAATTAATAGAGGGAATTATTAATTTTTATAAAAAAGATCGTAATATAAATTTTAAAGAAAATGAAATTATGGCAGTGGTAGGAGCTTGTCATGGCATGTATTTAGCCCTGCAATCTATTATAAACTCTGGTGAGGAAGTAATAGTACATTCTCCTTATTTTACCCCATACAAGGAACAAATAGAGATGGTAGGTGGTAAATTTATTGAATTTGAAACCCTAGAAAAGGATGAGTTTAATATAAACCCTAAAAAATTAGAAGAATTAATAAATAGTAAAACAAAAGCTATAGTATTAAATTCTCCTAATAACCCTACAGGAGCATTTTTTCCTAAGGAATTGTTAAAGGAAATAGCTAAAATAGCCATAGAAAATGATTTAGTTATAATATCCGATGAGGTTTATGATGGATTTACTTATTATGAGGATTTTTGCTCCATAGCTTCCTTAGATGGGATGAAGGAGAGAACCATAACTTTAGGTAGTTTTTCAAAGGATTTCTGTATGACTGGGTGGAGAATTGGTTATGTAGCTGCTCCAGATTATATAATTAATACTATGAAAAATATTAATGAGGGTATATGTTTTTCTGCTCCTACAATTTCTCAAAGAGCTGCCATATATGCTTTAAAAAATAGAGATAATATTGTAGATAAAATAAAAAAAGAATTTAAAAAAAGAATGGAATATGCATATAATAGGATAGAATCCATACCAAAACTAAGCGCTTTTAAACCTAAAGCAGGCATATATATATTTGTAAATATAAAGGAAACAGGCAAAAGCTCTGAAGAATTTTGTAATGATTTATTAAATAAAGCTCATATAGTAGCAATACCAGGAAAGGCCTTTGGTAAGTATGGAGAAGGATACATAAGAATTGCTTGTACAGTAGGTTTAAAAGAATTAGAGCAAGCTTTTAATAGAATTGAAAAAATACTATAA
- a CDS encoding ABC transporter substrate-binding protein, whose protein sequence is MSKKILGKLGAIIISLTMVISLVACGKNTASNEGKSKVDKIKESGKLVIGTCADYPPYEFHKTINGKDEIVGFDITIAKEIAKDLGVKLEIKDMKFDGLLAALQSGNVDMVIAGMNPTEDRKKSVDFSKVYYQAIQSVVVRAEDKDKFKSIEDFKGKKIGVQKGTTQEEVAKKEMTNSEIKSLGKVTDLVLELQNKKVDGLVLENPVAVSYAKNGKDLAVSNVKFENKDKGASVAVKKGNKELVDAIDKTLDKLIKEKSIDKFVTDANEQVE, encoded by the coding sequence ATGAGTAAAAAAATATTAGGTAAATTAGGGGCAATTATAATTTCATTAACTATGGTAATATCACTAGTTGCCTGTGGAAAGAATACTGCAAGTAATGAAGGAAAATCAAAGGTAGATAAAATAAAAGAAAGTGGAAAATTAGTTATTGGTACCTGTGCAGATTATCCACCCTATGAGTTTCATAAAACTATAAATGGAAAAGATGAAATAGTAGGATTTGATATTACAATAGCGAAGGAAATAGCAAAGGATCTAGGCGTAAAATTAGAGATTAAAGATATGAAATTTGATGGATTATTAGCAGCCCTACAATCAGGAAATGTTGATATGGTTATCGCGGGAATGAATCCAACAGAGGATAGAAAAAAGAGTGTGGATTTTTCAAAAGTATATTACCAAGCTATACAAAGCGTAGTGGTTAGAGCAGAGGATAAAGATAAATTTAAATCCATAGAGGATTTTAAAGGTAAGAAAATAGGAGTACAAAAGGGTACAACCCAAGAGGAAGTAGCAAAGAAGGAAATGACAAACTCAGAAATTAAATCTTTAGGTAAAGTTACTGATTTAGTATTAGAATTACAAAACAAAAAAGTTGATGGCTTAGTGCTTGAAAACCCAGTAGCAGTTTCTTACGCTAAAAATGGTAAAGATTTAGCAGTTTCAAATGTTAAATTTGAAAATAAAGATAAGGGTGCATCTGTAGCTGTTAAAAAAGGCAATAAGGAATTAGTAGATGCTATAGATAAAACTTTAGATAAACTTATTAAAGAAAAGAGCATTGACAAATTTGTTACAGATGCAAATGAACAAGTAGAATAA
- the larA gene encoding nickel-dependent lactate racemase → MDECNLKYGDGYKNILFKPNHNVDILDKNFLSQKKEEGVIKRALLNPIESRKINEIVTSEDRLCIVISDVTRLWQKPRVFLPILIEEIKRSGIKDENIIFLCALGSHRKQSKEEHIKILGENLYKRFKIIDHYSKTKDEMVYIGETSFKTPVVVNKLVKECTKVIITGGITFHDMAGFGGGRKSILPGVSSYETIMANHALVLNPDKNGINPNCSCGNLENNPMHLDMMEACNMIKPSFLLNVIMDSKGNITEAVAGDYAKAFERGCELLQENNGLKIKELKDTVIVSAGGFPKDINLYQSSKALSNAKEAVKKGGKIILFTQCIEGIGNKEVEEIINNFNDNEEREEELRRKFTVSKFAAYLICSIAKEYELILISDIKEELVSKAGIKVFRDENIIDEILEENEEIYMMPDGSSLLPIYSNR, encoded by the coding sequence TTGGATGAATGTAATCTAAAGTATGGGGATGGATATAAAAATATACTATTTAAACCTAATCATAATGTGGACATTCTAGACAAAAATTTCTTGTCACAAAAAAAAGAAGAGGGAGTTATAAAAAGGGCTCTTTTAAATCCTATAGAATCTAGAAAAATAAATGAAATTGTTACTTCGGAAGATAGGCTTTGCATTGTTATATCTGATGTAACAAGACTATGGCAAAAACCTAGGGTCTTTTTACCTATACTTATTGAGGAAATAAAAAGAAGTGGTATAAAGGATGAAAATATAATTTTCTTATGTGCGTTAGGTTCCCATAGAAAACAAAGCAAAGAGGAACATATAAAGATTTTAGGGGAGAACTTATATAAAAGATTTAAAATTATAGATCATTATTCCAAAACTAAAGATGAAATGGTATATATAGGTGAAACTTCTTTTAAAACTCCCGTAGTTGTTAATAAACTAGTAAAGGAATGTACCAAAGTAATTATTACAGGAGGTATAACTTTTCATGATATGGCAGGATTCGGAGGGGGAAGAAAATCTATTTTACCTGGTGTAAGTTCCTACGAAACCATAATGGCAAATCATGCATTAGTTTTAAACCCTGATAAAAATGGCATAAATCCTAATTGTAGCTGTGGAAATTTAGAAAATAATCCTATGCATTTAGATATGATGGAGGCCTGTAATATGATAAAGCCTTCATTTTTGTTAAATGTAATAATGGATTCTAAAGGTAATATTACTGAAGCTGTTGCAGGAGATTATGCAAAAGCCTTTGAAAGAGGCTGTGAACTTCTGCAAGAAAACAATGGTTTAAAAATTAAAGAATTAAAGGATACAGTAATTGTTTCTGCTGGCGGATTTCCAAAGGATATTAATCTGTATCAATCTTCTAAAGCATTAAGCAATGCAAAGGAAGCAGTTAAAAAAGGTGGAAAAATAATTCTTTTTACACAATGTATAGAGGGCATAGGAAATAAAGAAGTTGAAGAAATTATAAATAACTTTAATGATAATGAAGAAAGGGAGGAAGAATTAAGAAGAAAGTTTACTGTTTCAAAGTTTGCAGCTTACTTAATATGTAGTATTGCAAAGGAATATGAGCTTATTCTTATATCTGATATAAAAGAAGAACTAGTTAGTAAAGCAGGTATTAAGGTATTTAGAGATGAGAATATTATAGATGAAATTTTAGAGGAAAATGAAGAAATATATATGATGCCAGATGGTAGTAGTTTATTACCTATATATTCTAATAGATAA
- a CDS encoding amino acid ABC transporter permease: protein MDFSFLSKYYSFFTNGAKYTIILAFFTVVIGTILGLLLSLMKLSKNKILKYIAVSYIEFIRGTPVLVQLYIIYYGLPTIGINFPEVPILGSNFPDFFAGILALSINSGAYVAEIIRAGIQAVDKGQMEAARSLGMSESMAMKNVIIPQAFKNILPALGNEFITIIKESSIVSIIGIHELMYNADTVRGNIFRPFEPLLVAAVMYFILTFTLSKLLGVAERRMRVSDRN, encoded by the coding sequence TTGGATTTTTCATTTTTAAGTAAATACTATTCATTTTTCACAAATGGTGCAAAGTACACTATAATATTAGCATTTTTCACTGTAGTAATAGGAACTATTTTAGGGTTATTATTATCCTTAATGAAATTATCTAAAAATAAAATATTAAAATATATAGCCGTATCTTATATTGAATTTATAAGGGGAACTCCGGTTTTAGTGCAATTATATATAATATATTATGGATTGCCAACTATAGGTATAAACTTTCCAGAGGTACCTATTTTGGGAAGTAATTTCCCAGACTTTTTCGCTGGAATATTAGCATTATCTATTAATAGTGGAGCCTATGTGGCAGAAATAATAAGAGCTGGAATCCAAGCAGTAGATAAGGGACAAATGGAAGCTGCAAGAAGCTTAGGAATGTCAGAATCTATGGCAATGAAAAATGTTATAATACCTCAAGCCTTTAAAAACATTTTACCAGCCTTAGGAAATGAGTTTATTACAATAATTAAAGAGTCATCTATAGTATCTATAATAGGAATACATGAACTTATGTATAATGCAGATACTGTTAGGGGGAATATTTTTAGACCCTTTGAACCTTTGCTTGTAGCTGCAGTAATGTATTTTATATTGACATTTACATTATCAAAATTACTTGGAGTAGCTGAAAGGAGGATGAGAGTAAGTGATAGAAATTAA
- a CDS encoding amino acid ABC transporter ATP-binding protein: MIEIKNLNKSFGKNHILKGINTHIDKGQVVVVIGPSGSGKSTFLRCLNLLECPEEGDIIFEGEDITSKKTNINKVREKMGMVFQQFNLFPHKTVLENITISPIKVKKLSQEKANEIAMKLLKKIGLEDKASFYPSQLSGGQKQRIAIARALAMEPDVMLFDEPTSALDPEMVGEVLNVMKDLALEGMTMVVVTHEMGFAKEVGDRVMFMDEGKILEEGTPEDIFNNAKNSRTKDFLSKII, translated from the coding sequence GTGATAGAAATTAAGAATTTAAATAAAAGTTTTGGTAAGAATCATATATTAAAGGGGATAAACACTCATATAGATAAGGGGCAAGTTGTGGTAGTTATAGGACCTAGTGGTTCAGGTAAAAGTACCTTTTTAAGATGTTTAAATTTACTTGAGTGCCCGGAAGAGGGAGATATTATATTTGAAGGTGAAGATATTACAAGTAAAAAAACAAATATTAATAAGGTAAGAGAAAAAATGGGTATGGTTTTTCAGCAATTTAATCTTTTTCCTCACAAAACTGTTTTGGAAAACATAACTATATCTCCAATAAAGGTAAAAAAGCTTTCACAGGAAAAGGCTAATGAAATTGCTATGAAACTTCTAAAAAAAATAGGACTAGAGGATAAAGCAAGTTTTTATCCTTCACAGCTTTCCGGTGGACAAAAACAGAGAATAGCCATAGCAAGAGCCTTAGCTATGGAACCAGATGTAATGCTTTTTGATGAACCTACTTCAGCTCTAGATCCAGAAATGGTAGGAGAAGTTTTAAATGTAATGAAGGATTTAGCCCTAGAGGGTATGACTATGGTGGTAGTTACTCATGAAATGGGATTTGCAAAGGAAGTTGGAGATAGGGTCATGTTTATGGATGAAGGGAAAATACTAGAGGAAGGCACACCTGAGGATATATTTAATAATGCTAAAAATTCAAGGACGAAGGACTTTCTAAGTAAAATAATTTAG